From a region of the Fischerella sp. JS2 genome:
- the rpiA gene encoding ribose-5-phosphate isomerase RpiA translates to MTAATDPVKLMKQQVGKAAADLVKSGSIVGLGTGSTTAYAIQYIGERLKSGELKDIVGVPTSFQAEVLAKEYGIPLTTLDAIDHIDIAIDGADEVDLQKNLIKGGGAAHTREKVVDYLADQFIVVVDGGKLVDRLGSVFAVPVEVIPMAITPVMRAVTQLGGKPELRMGVKKAGPVITDQGNMVIDVKFDSIDDPVNLEKTLNNIPGVLENGIFVNCADRVLIGEVKDGQPVVREM, encoded by the coding sequence ATGACCGCAGCAACAGACCCCGTAAAATTGATGAAGCAACAAGTTGGTAAAGCCGCCGCCGACTTAGTCAAATCAGGTTCTATCGTCGGTTTAGGTACAGGTTCAACCACAGCCTATGCGATTCAATATATTGGAGAACGCCTCAAGTCGGGCGAACTCAAAGATATTGTTGGTGTTCCCACTTCTTTTCAAGCAGAAGTGCTGGCGAAAGAATACGGTATTCCCTTAACTACTTTAGATGCTATTGACCACATCGATATTGCCATTGACGGTGCTGATGAGGTCGATCTGCAGAAGAATTTAATTAAAGGTGGTGGTGCTGCACATACCCGCGAGAAAGTTGTAGATTATCTAGCAGATCAGTTTATTGTCGTTGTGGATGGTGGCAAGCTAGTTGATCGCTTGGGTTCAGTTTTCGCTGTGCCGGTGGAAGTCATACCAATGGCTATTACGCCTGTAATGCGTGCTGTTACACAACTTGGCGGTAAACCAGAACTGCGAATGGGTGTGAAAAAAGCAGGGCCTGTGATCACAGACCAAGGCAATATGGTGATAGACGTCAAATTTGACTCTATTGATGATCCAGTTAACCTCGAAAAAACATTGAATAACATTCCCGGTGTTTTGGAAAATGGCATCTTTGTTAATTGTGCAGATCGCGTTTTGATTGGCGAAGTCAAAGATGGTCAACCTGTAGTACGGGAAATGTAG
- a CDS encoding 1,9-bis(guanidino)-5-aza-nonane synthase has product MNRETLLQETVKHIDIKLFDVVELVEAMSQTAFQGRNLGRAAKIYDEMLQDPNCTIILCLAGSLFSAGLKEIVYDLITHNMVDAIVSTGANIVDQDFFEALGYHHYVGDPFVDDEFLRQQRIDRIYDTYIDEDQLRICDMTIAEIAGSLSPRPYSSREFIQHMGAYLEHRGTTTQSVVLAAYQHQVPIFVPAFSDCSAGFGLVHHQWHSPESHLTIDSVRDFRELTQCKLAAGDTGLVMIGGGVPKNFAQDTVVAAELLGFETAMHKYTIQVTVADERDGGLSGSTLKEAHSWGKVDKTTEQMVFAEATLALPLIAGYVYGKGNWKSRSGRQLAKLFNQPQTSSLAV; this is encoded by the coding sequence ATGAATCGGGAAACACTGTTGCAAGAAACCGTTAAACACATAGACATCAAACTTTTTGATGTAGTTGAACTGGTTGAAGCAATGAGTCAAACAGCATTTCAGGGCAGAAATCTAGGACGAGCAGCGAAAATTTATGATGAGATGCTGCAAGACCCAAATTGTACAATTATTCTCTGTCTCGCCGGCTCCTTGTTTAGTGCGGGTCTAAAGGAAATTGTCTACGACTTGATTACACACAATATGGTAGATGCCATAGTGTCTACTGGTGCGAACATTGTTGACCAGGACTTTTTTGAAGCACTTGGTTATCATCACTATGTTGGCGACCCCTTTGTAGATGATGAATTCCTCAGACAACAACGGATTGACCGCATTTACGATACATATATTGATGAAGATCAGTTGCGAATTTGTGATATGACTATTGCAGAAATTGCAGGTTCTTTATCACCCCGACCCTACTCTTCACGAGAGTTTATCCAGCACATGGGTGCTTACTTAGAGCATCGAGGTACAACAACTCAGTCTGTAGTGCTGGCTGCTTATCAACATCAAGTACCGATTTTTGTGCCTGCTTTCAGTGATTGTTCTGCTGGATTTGGTCTAGTACATCACCAGTGGCACTCTCCAGAGTCCCATCTGACAATTGATTCTGTGCGTGATTTCCGGGAATTGACGCAATGTAAACTAGCAGCAGGTGATACTGGTTTGGTAATGATTGGTGGCGGAGTACCAAAAAACTTTGCTCAAGATACAGTAGTAGCCGCAGAGTTACTTGGTTTTGAAACCGCGATGCACAAGTACACAATTCAAGTAACTGTAGCTGATGAGCGTGATGGTGGCTTGTCAGGTTCTACCCTTAAAGAAGCTCATTCGTGGGGTAAGGTAGATAAAACTACTGAACAAATGGTATTTGCTGAAGCAACTTTGGCTTTACCATTGATTGCTGGATATGTCTACGGTAAAGGAAATTGGAAATCTCGCTCAGGTCGTCAGTTAGCTAAATTGTTTAATCAACCTCAAACCAGTTCCTTAGCGGTTTAA
- the cbiD gene encoding cobalt-precorrin-5B (C(1))-methyltransferase CbiD codes for MARTGYTLPVFAVAAAKAAFMHLSSKDLQVSVEIDLLPGIAEIPISQVATLEPNSALAITLSDPGDNLDLTRNTPIWAWVKLSQRQSQALVLEAGEGLGKTASGEAAIYSYARRLFDANLLPLIPPEQTVTVSIILPEGRQLAQRTSNEAFGILEGLSLLGTSGISQPLSAADYLEEFRQSLQTKIRNYTDLVFCIGSNGMQVAQRLGIPESAIAQTGNWIGAMLVEAGLYHANSVLLLGYQGKLIKLAGGIFNTSSHLADAKLEIISAAVVAVGGDLQAVGAVLEAKTADAAHKKLIELGLSELVFGKLAEKISQKATAYVQKYANVTLKVGTVLFDRKGEIISQDSQATELLGRVVG; via the coding sequence ATGGCTCGCACAGGTTACACTCTACCAGTATTTGCAGTAGCTGCTGCTAAGGCTGCTTTCATGCATCTAAGTAGCAAGGACTTACAGGTATCCGTTGAGATTGATCTACTACCTGGAATAGCAGAAATTCCTATTTCTCAGGTAGCAACGTTAGAACCAAACAGCGCCCTAGCTATTACCCTTAGTGATCCTGGTGATAACCTAGATTTAACCAGAAATACACCTATTTGGGCTTGGGTAAAATTGTCACAGCGACAATCTCAAGCTTTGGTTTTGGAAGCAGGTGAAGGTTTGGGAAAAACAGCTTCTGGGGAAGCAGCAATTTACAGCTATGCTCGTCGCCTATTTGATGCCAATTTACTACCTTTGATTCCTCCAGAGCAAACAGTGACAGTATCGATTATTCTTCCCGAAGGTCGGCAGTTGGCACAACGCACCTCCAATGAGGCCTTTGGCATTTTGGAAGGACTTTCATTATTGGGAACTAGTGGCATTTCTCAACCTCTATCTGCGGCTGATTATCTAGAAGAATTTCGACAGTCATTGCAAACTAAAATCAGAAATTATACTGATTTAGTATTTTGTATAGGTAGCAATGGTATGCAAGTAGCTCAACGTTTAGGCATACCAGAGTCAGCGATCGCACAAACTGGTAACTGGATTGGTGCCATGCTTGTAGAAGCTGGACTGTACCATGCAAACTCTGTTTTGTTGTTGGGATATCAGGGCAAGCTAATTAAGCTGGCAGGGGGGATTTTCAATACTTCTAGCCATTTGGCAGATGCCAAATTAGAAATCATCAGCGCAGCTGTAGTGGCTGTTGGCGGTGATTTACAGGCTGTTGGTGCAGTTTTAGAAGCCAAAACCGCCGATGCTGCACACAAAAAATTGATCGAACTGGGATTGTCGGAATTAGTATTTGGGAAATTAGCTGAAAAAATTAGTCAAAAAGCCACAGCTTATGTGCAGAAGTATGCAAATGTCACCTTAAAAGTTGGTACTGTATTGTTTGATCGTAAAGGTGAAATTATCAGCCAAGATTCACAAGCGACGGAATTACTGGGGAGAGTGGTGGGGTGA